The Kribbella shirazensis genomic interval GAGTCGGTGATTCGGGAGATCGAGACGATCTGGGAGGCGACCGGTCTCACCCCCACGCCGTACCAGGCTGTCACCCTGGCCGCCTGGCGTGGCCAGGTGGAGCGGACCGAGCAACTCGTGGGGGCGAGTCTGGACGGGGCCGAAATCCGCGGTGAAGGCGGTGCGGTCACCTCCCATCAATGGGCACGCGCCGTGCTCCTGAACAGTCGCGGCAGATACCAGGACGCGCTGGCCGCGGCGCAGGTCGCGACCGAGTACCCCGTCGAGCTCGGCGTCGCGAACTGGGCGCTGCCGGAACTCGTCGAAGCCGCCGTCTACAGCGGCCGGCCCGATGCCGCGGCCGAGGCCATGGAGCGGCTGACCATGATGGCCGAGGCCAGCGGTACGCCGTGGGCGCTCGGAGTCCTCGCCCGGGCCCGCGCACTGCTGTCCACCGACGCCACGGCCAAGCGGTACTACCGGGAGGCCATCGAGTACCTGAGCCGAACGCGGATCCGGATGGACCTCGCCCGCGCACATCTGGTGTACGGCGAGTGGCTGCGGCGGGAAGGGCCACGTCAGGAAGCGCGCGAGCAACTGCGCACGGCGTACGAGCTGTTCTCCGCGGCGGGTGCCGACGGGTTCGCCGAGCGCGCGCGCCACGAACTGGCGGCCGCGGGTGAAGTCGTCCACGAACCCACGCGCCAGGCGAACAGTAGCCTGACCGCTCAGGAGGCCCGCATCGCCGAACTCGCCGGAGCAGGCCTGACCAACGCGGACATCGGCGCCCAGATGTTCCTCAGCCGGCACACCGTCGAGTGGCATCTCCGCAAGGTCTTCACGAAGCTCGGCATCCGCTCACGCCGACAGCTCCAGGTCCTGCTCGACAACCACAACGCGTAGCCGCGGGCGAGCAAGCCGCGCACTCCGTGGTCGGAAGTGACCACGTGGTGCGCGTGCACCACGTGCCGCAGCCACGAGTATCAGGGCCCTACTCGCCGGACACCGCGGATCTCAGCGACGACCCGGCGACTCGCGTCGAGCACCACGACGCTGTGGAAGCGGCGAACACCCGGCAGGTGGTCAGTCGCGCTCGGAGGCGACTCAGAAGCGACCGCGACGTGATCGGCAGTCCGGAGTCACACGAGCGCTTCGTGCAGGCATTCCTCGGTGCCGCACGAAGCGGTGATCTCGCCACCCTCGAGCAGGTGCTGGCCGAGGACCTGGCCAGCTGATGAGTGCCGCTGTCACACGCATCCGTGCAGTGCGGTCTTTGACGATGTGGGCCACCCCGCAGGAATCCGTTGGAGGAACCATGAGGCGAACCGTCACCGCCGCCGCGATCGTCATCTCCCTGGCCGCCACCGCGGCCTGTGGGCCTGCGGGCTTCGAAGGTTCGGATACCGCCACGCGCGGGCCGATCACGATCTGGTATTCGAACAACGCCGAAGAAGTGGCCTGGGGCAAGCAGATGGTCGCGGCGTGGAACGCCGAGCACGCCGATCAGCAGGTCACCGCGCAGGAGATCCCGACCGGGAAGTCGTCGGAGGAGGTGATCGGTGCGGCGATCACGGCGGGGAACGCGCCGTGCCTGATCTTCAACACCTCGCCGGCGTCGGTGTCGCAGTTCCAGAAGCAGGGTGGTTTGGTGCCGCTGGACGGCTTCACTGACGGGAGGTCGTACGTCGAGGACCGATCGGGGGAGGTCGCGGGGCAGTACAAGTCGGCTGACGGCAAGTACTACCAGCTGCCATGGAAGTCGAACCCGGTGATGATCTTCTACAACAAGAAAGCGTTTGCGAAGGCAGGCATCGCAAATCCGTCGTTGACGACGTACGACGAGTTCCTGGCGGCGTCACGCAAGGTGGTGGCCGCGAAGGCCGCGAAGTTCGCGATCTACCCGGCGCCGAGCAACGAGTTCTACCAGTCCTGGTTCGACTTCTACCCATTGTTCGCGGCCGAGACCGGCGGCCGGCAGTTGGTGGCCGACGGCAAGGCGACCTTCGCCTCCGACGAGGGCAGGAAGGTCGCGCAGTTCTGGCGGACGATGTACGCCGAGAAGCTCGCCTCGCCGGAGAAGTACACCGGTGACGCGTTCGTCGACGGTACGGCGGCGATGGCCGTGGTCGGTCCGTGGGCCATCGCGACGTACAAGGGCAAGGCCGACTGGGGCGTCGTACCGGTGCCGACGTCGGCGGGCAGGCCGGCGTCGGAGATCCACACGTTCAGTGACGCGAAGAACGTCGCGATGTACTCGGCGTGCCAGAACCGCGGAACGGCCTGGGACGTGCTGAAGTTCGCCACCAGCAAGGAACAGGACGGAAAGTTCCTGGCCGCGACCGGGCAGATGCCGCTGCGCAAGGACGTCGCGTCCACGTATGCCGACTACTTCGCGAAGAACCCGGAGTACAAGACCTTCGCCGACCAGGCCTCGCGGACCGTCGAGGTGCCGAACGTGCCGAACTCGATCACGATCTGGCAGACCTTCCGCGACGCCTACTCGAGGTCCGTGATCTTCGGACAGCAGGATCCCGGTGGGGCGCTCGACGGCGCCGCGCAGAAGATCGACCAACTCGCGTCCCAGCCATGACCGTCACCACCCGGGCAACCGTGCCCCGCGCCGACCCGCATCCCACCGGACGCCACCTGCGCCCAGGGGGCCGCAACAAAACGCTCGATCGGCTCGTCGGGCGGCAACCGATCGGAATCGCCCTCGCCGCCCCGTACGTCGTTTTCCTGGCCGCCGTCTTCGCCTACCCCTTGGGTTTCGCCGTCTACATCTCCTTCCACGACTACTTCTTCGCGGCGCCCGGGGCGATCGTCGAGCGGCCGTTCGCCGGGTTCGACAACTACGCGACGGTGTTGTCGGACCCTGCGGTACGGCGGGCTTTCGGAAACGTCCTGATCTTCCTGGTGATCAACGTTCCGCTGACCGTCGTCCTGTCGCTGCTCCTCGCGAACGCGCTGAACGCGGCGATCCGCTGGCGGACGTTCTTCCGCGTCTCCTACTACGTCCCGTACGTCACGGCATCCGTCGCGGTCGTCGGAGTATGGCTGTTCCTGTTCAACTCCAACGGTCTGGTCAACTCCGTCCTCGGTCCGCTCGCACCCGATCCGTCGTGGTTGGTCAACTCGTCCCTTGCGATGCCGACCGTTGCTGTCTACGTGACCTGGAAACAGCTCGGGTTCTTCATCCTGCTGTACCTGGCCGCGCTGCAGAACGTGTCGAAGGACCTCTACGAGGCTGCCTCGATGGACGGCGCCGGGCGGTGGAAGTCCTTCCTCAACGTGACCGTCCCCGGTGTGCGGCCGGCGACCACTCTGGTGGTGCTCGTTGCCACGGTCACCGGCGCGAACTTGTTCACCGAGCCGTATCTGTTGACCGGAGGCGGCGGGCCGGACGGAGCATCGGCTTCCCCCGTACTGATCATGTACCAGCGCGGGATCGAGCAGGGGAACCCGGACATCGGTTCCGCGATCGGGGTGCTGCTGGTCGTTGGCGTCCTGCTGCTCGCATTGATCGAACGCCGCTTCGTCGGCCGCGAGGAGGACTGATGAAACTCAAGTTCGTCGCGCTGCTGCTCGGCGCCTTCGTGTTCCTGTTCCCCTTCTACTACATGCTGATCGGGTCACTGCAGGCCGAGCCGGATCCGTCCGTTTCCGGAGCATTTCCGTCGGCCGGAAACCTGACACTGCACAACTACAGCGAGATCAACTCGGCCATCGATCTCGGCCGGTCGCTGATCAACTCCGGGATCTTCACCGGCGGCGTGATCCTCGGAACGCTGGTGTTCGGGGTGCTCGCCGGGTACGCGCTGGCGCGGTTGCAGTTCCGCGGCCGCGGGCTGGTGTTCAACCTGATGCTGCTGATCCAGGTCGTGCCGTTCCAGCTGCTGACGATTCCGCTGTACGTGCTGATCGTGCGCAGCTACGGACTGGCCGACTCGTACCTCGGCATGATCCTGCCGTTCCTGATCAACTCCACCGCAGTGTTCGTCTTCCGGCAGTACTTCCTGCAGTTGCCGGCGGAGTTGTTCGACGCGGCCCGGATCGACGGCGCGTCGGAGCTCGGCATCCTCTGGCGGGTCGCCGTACCCCTGGTCCGGCCGGCGTTGCTGACCGGCGTGCTGCTCACGTTCATCGGGCCGTGGAACGAGTTCCTGTGGCCGTTCCTGATCACCAAGCAGCAGGACCTGCAGCCGCTGGCGGTCTCGCTGTCGAACTACCTGACCACCGTGTCGGCACGGGCCGCGAACCCGTTCGGCGCCGTGCTCGCAGGCGCCTGCGTACTCGCCGCACCCGCGGTGACCCTGTTCATCGTCTTCCAGCGTCAGTTCATCTCCCAGGGCCTCGAGTCCGGAATCAAAGGTTGATCACCATGACCGTCCCGTACACCCTGACCCGTATCGGCGTCCTGATGAGCCCTGAGCCAGGTAACTCCCTGGAGATCGAAGGAGTCCTCAACCCTGCCAGCGGACGGACGCCGGACGGCACGCTCTACCTCCTCCCGCGGCTGGTGGCCGCAGGCAACGTTTCTCGGGTCGGTCTGGCCTGGGTGGAACTGAAGGACGGTGTGCCTGTCGGCGTCGGACGTGAAGGCGTCGTGCTGGCACCGGACGAAGGCTGGGAGCGCGGCAAGAACAACGCCGGCGTCGAGGACCCTCGGGTCACCTTCGTACCGTCGCTGGGACTGCACGTGATGACGTACGTCGCCTACGGACCGCTCGGGCCGAAACCGGCGCTCGCGATCTCCCCGAACCTGCGCGAGTGGCGGCGGCTCGGTCCGCTGCACTTCGAGTACCAGCCGCTGCTGGACACCGATCTCAACCTGTTTCCGAACAAGGACACCGTTTTCTTCCCGCAGCCCGTGCCCGGTCCGGACGGCGAGCCGTCGTACGCGATGCTGCATCGCCCGATGTGGGACCTCGGGTGGTTCCGCGAAGGCGAAGGCGTGCACCTGCCGACCGGGGTCACGGACGACCGTCCAGGGATCTGGGTGTCGTTCACGCCGGTCGCCGCTGTCGAGCGCGACGTGCGCAACCTGGCGCATCTGCGGCATCATCGGCTCGTCGCGATGCCGGAGTACCCCTTCGAGGAACTGAAGATCGGCGCCGGACCACCACCCCTGTGGACACCTGAGGGATGGCTGGTGATCCATCACGGCGTCACGGGCGAGCAGACACACGGCTTCGACCCGACCACGCAGCGGGTCACCTACTCCGCCGGTGCGCTGCTCCTCGACCTGAACGACGTCACCAAGGTCGTCGACCGGACGACCGAGCCGCTGCTGGCGCCGGAGACCGACGACGAGCGGATCGGAACCGTCGCGAACGTGGTCTTTCCGACGGCGATCGAGGAGATCGACGACATCCACTACGTGTTCTACGGAATGGCCGACGCCAAGATCGGCGTGGCACGACTGGAGAAGGTGTGATCCATGCGAGACCTCGGCACGCTGATCAAGGCGTACGACATCCGCGGTACGGTCCCGGACCAGCTCGACGACGAGCTCGCCTTCCAGGTCGGTGCTGCCTTCGCCCACCATCTCGGTGCCGACCTCGTCGCCGTCGGGCACGACATGCGGGTGTCCTCGCCGTCGTTGGCCGAGGCGTTCTCCGCCGGCGTGGCCGGCCGAGGGGCCGACGTACTCTCGATCGGCTTCGTCTCGACCGACCTGCTGTACTTCGCGTCGGGCGTCGGAGACATTCCCGGAGCGATGATCACCGCCAGCCACAACCCGCCGGCGTACAACGGCATCAAGCTGTGCCGCCCCGGAGCCGCGCCGGTCGGGCAGGACACCGGGCTGCGAGAGATCAGGACCCTGCTCGAGACCGGCCTGCCCGCGTACGACGGCGAGACCGGCCAGATCCGGCACCAGGACCTGCTTCCGCCGTACGCCGCCCACCTCCGCCGCCTGGTCGACCTGACCGGCAGCCGGCGCCTGAAGATCGTGGTCGATGCCGGCAACGGCATGGCCGGTCGGACGGCGCCCGTGGCGCTTCGGCATCCCGCCTTCGAGATCGTCCCGCTGTACTTCGAGCTCGACGGGACGTTCCCGCATCACGAAGCCAACCCGATGAACCCGGCGAACCTCGACGACCTGCGCCTCGCGGTCCGGCGTCACGGCGCGGACATCGGTCTCGCCTTCGACGGCGACGCCGATCGCTGCTTCTTCGTCGACGAACAAGGCGCAGCGGTCTCCCCCAGCTCCGTCGTCAGCCTAATAGCGACCCGGGAACTGGACCGGCACCCCGGATCCGCCATCGTCTACAACGCCATCACGAGCAAGGCTGTCGCCGAGGAGGTCACCGAGCACGGCGGCCGGCCGATCCGCACCCGCGTCGGGCACTCGTTCATCAAACAGGTGATGGCGGACAACGACGCCGTCTTCGGCGGGGAGCATTCCGGTCACTACTACTTCCGTGACTTCTGGAACGCCGACAGCGGCATGCTCGCCGCACTCCACGTCCTGGAAGCGCTCGGACAAGCGGACGAGCCGCTGTCGGAGCTGATGCACGGGTTCTCGAGGTACGTCGCCAGCGGTGAGATCAATCTGGCCCACGAGGACATCCGGGCAGCGCTGGAGCTCGTTCAGGCGCGGTACAGCGACCAGGGCGCGACCACGGACCATCTCGACGGACTCACCGTCACGTTGCCTGGCGGCGCGTGGTTCAACCTGCGGCCCTCGAACACCGAGCCGTTGCTCCGGCTCAACGTCGAAGGAACCGACCACGAGTCGATGGCGCACCTCCGTGACGACGTTCTCGGTCTGCTCGGATCAGGCGAGAGGCCGCGCCGGGAAGCCGGCGCGGCCTCGTAGGGCCTAGGTGATCGTCGACCGCCCGAACAGTTCCCGAGCCGCCCGCCCGATGATCATCGGGGCTTGGAAGCGCGGCGGTCGCGACGTTCTTCGAGTTCCTCGGCGCCGACCGGAGTCAGCACCGGCTGCCCGGCCGTTCCCAGCAGCGTGACGACGTACGACGTCTCGGCATCCGGCAGGTTGTTGGCTCCGCTGTAATGAATCAGGTCACCACCCGGCTCCCAGAACGCCTCGCCGGCCTTGACGACGCGTTCCGGCTCGCCTTCCAGCTCGATGATCACCTCGCCGCTGAGCACGTATCCGAAGGCCGGGCCCGGATGGCGGTGCGGCGGAGATCCCGCGCTGCCGGGCGGCAACGTGATCAGCACCGTGCGCACCTCGAGATCGGCAGGCACCGGCGGATTCGCCACCGACGCCAGCATCTCCACTGTCGGCTGAACTGATGCCTCGGCACTGTCATGCATGACTGACCCCTTGTGTTCGTCGGTAGTTGCTCCTGCTCTACCGACCAGCGAGCGCAGCTCCGTGTGACACACGATCGCGCTCGAAATCACTGCGATTCCACCTGCAGCCGCTCGGCAACCGCTGGCGCGCCGGCGCCTCGCACCCGAACGACGACCTGGTCCGCCACATCCCCGATCCCGACTACACGGACCCGGCGATCCAGCCGCAGCTCTGGCCGCGCGATTGATAACCGGACCATGGTCCGCTAACGTCAGGCGCATGGAGACCTCCGCGGGACTGGCCCGCATCAACGAGCTCGGCCGCCGGGATCACTTCCTGGCGGTCGCCGTCACCCAGCGCCGCTCCGGCGAGCCGGCCGCGTCGGTGGTGAACGCCGGCGTCGTCGACCACCCGGTGACCGGCGCACCGGTCGTCGCGTTCGTCGCCCGCGGACGCACCGCGAAGCTCGCCCATCTGCGGCGGGTCCCGCGCGCGACCTTGGTGTTCCGCGCGCAGTGGGAGTGGATCGGGGTGAGCGGATCGGTCGAGCTGGCAGGTCCGGACGATCCGCTGGCGGGGATCGACGCGGAGCGGTTGCGGGTGCTGCTGCGCGACATCTACCACGCAGCGGGCGGCGTACATCCGGATCTGGATGCGTACGACGCGGAGATGGTGGCTGATCGTCGTACGGCGGTGCTGATCGCGCCGGAGCACTTCACCGGCAACCCGGCCGGCGCCGACCACCAGGAGGACGAGTGAACGTCGCGCCCGGGACGATCCAGGTGTGGTCGGATCTGCTGTGTCCGTTCGCCCATGTGGCGCTCCATCGGCTGCGGGCGGTGCGCGCCGAGCTCGGGGTGGACGTGCGGCTGGATCATCACACGTTCGCGCTGGAGTTGTTCAACGGCCCGCATTCGCGGCCGGGGACGGACAGTGAGGCGGTCGGGCTGGGGCAGGTGGCGCCGGAGGCCGGGTTCCGGCTGTGGGGCAAGCCCGACTGGACCTATCCGTCGACTGTTCTCCTGGCGGCCGAGGCGGTGCATGCCGCGAAAGCGCAGGGGCTGCAGGCGTCGGAGGATCTCGATGCCGCGCTGCGCCGGGCGTTCTGGTTCGACTCGCGGCCGATCGGTCACCGCCAGACGATCCTGGAGGTCGCCGCCGAGGTCGAGTCGCTCGACAGCACCGAACTCGCGGTCGCGCTGGACGACGGCCGCGCACGTTCTGCCGTCATGAACGACCACGCCGTCGCCGTCACCGACGCCGTCCAGGGCAGCCCGCACCTCTTCCTCCCTGACGGCACCGCCGCCCACAATCCCGGCATCGACGTGCGCTGGGAAGGCCCGTGGGCCTCCGGCTACCCCATTGCCAAGAGCAACGATCCCGACTG includes:
- a CDS encoding extracellular solute-binding protein; the protein is MRRTVTAAAIVISLAATAACGPAGFEGSDTATRGPITIWYSNNAEEVAWGKQMVAAWNAEHADQQVTAQEIPTGKSSEEVIGAAITAGNAPCLIFNTSPASVSQFQKQGGLVPLDGFTDGRSYVEDRSGEVAGQYKSADGKYYQLPWKSNPVMIFYNKKAFAKAGIANPSLTTYDEFLAASRKVVAAKAAKFAIYPAPSNEFYQSWFDFYPLFAAETGGRQLVADGKATFASDEGRKVAQFWRTMYAEKLASPEKYTGDAFVDGTAAMAVVGPWAIATYKGKADWGVVPVPTSAGRPASEIHTFSDAKNVAMYSACQNRGTAWDVLKFATSKEQDGKFLAATGQMPLRKDVASTYADYFAKNPEYKTFADQASRTVEVPNVPNSITIWQTFRDAYSRSVIFGQQDPGGALDGAAQKIDQLASQP
- a CDS encoding carbohydrate ABC transporter permease; amino-acid sequence: MTVTTRATVPRADPHPTGRHLRPGGRNKTLDRLVGRQPIGIALAAPYVVFLAAVFAYPLGFAVYISFHDYFFAAPGAIVERPFAGFDNYATVLSDPAVRRAFGNVLIFLVINVPLTVVLSLLLANALNAAIRWRTFFRVSYYVPYVTASVAVVGVWLFLFNSNGLVNSVLGPLAPDPSWLVNSSLAMPTVAVYVTWKQLGFFILLYLAALQNVSKDLYEAASMDGAGRWKSFLNVTVPGVRPATTLVVLVATVTGANLFTEPYLLTGGGGPDGASASPVLIMYQRGIEQGNPDIGSAIGVLLVVGVLLLALIERRFVGREED
- a CDS encoding carbohydrate ABC transporter permease produces the protein MKLKFVALLLGAFVFLFPFYYMLIGSLQAEPDPSVSGAFPSAGNLTLHNYSEINSAIDLGRSLINSGIFTGGVILGTLVFGVLAGYALARLQFRGRGLVFNLMLLIQVVPFQLLTIPLYVLIVRSYGLADSYLGMILPFLINSTAVFVFRQYFLQLPAELFDAARIDGASELGILWRVAVPLVRPALLTGVLLTFIGPWNEFLWPFLITKQQDLQPLAVSLSNYLTTVSARAANPFGAVLAGACVLAAPAVTLFIVFQRQFISQGLESGIKG
- a CDS encoding glycosidase — protein: MTVPYTLTRIGVLMSPEPGNSLEIEGVLNPASGRTPDGTLYLLPRLVAAGNVSRVGLAWVELKDGVPVGVGREGVVLAPDEGWERGKNNAGVEDPRVTFVPSLGLHVMTYVAYGPLGPKPALAISPNLREWRRLGPLHFEYQPLLDTDLNLFPNKDTVFFPQPVPGPDGEPSYAMLHRPMWDLGWFREGEGVHLPTGVTDDRPGIWVSFTPVAAVERDVRNLAHLRHHRLVAMPEYPFEELKIGAGPPPLWTPEGWLVIHHGVTGEQTHGFDPTTQRVTYSAGALLLDLNDVTKVVDRTTEPLLAPETDDERIGTVANVVFPTAIEEIDDIHYVFYGMADAKIGVARLEKV
- a CDS encoding phosphomannomutase/phosphoglucomutase, producing MRDLGTLIKAYDIRGTVPDQLDDELAFQVGAAFAHHLGADLVAVGHDMRVSSPSLAEAFSAGVAGRGADVLSIGFVSTDLLYFASGVGDIPGAMITASHNPPAYNGIKLCRPGAAPVGQDTGLREIRTLLETGLPAYDGETGQIRHQDLLPPYAAHLRRLVDLTGSRRLKIVVDAGNGMAGRTAPVALRHPAFEIVPLYFELDGTFPHHEANPMNPANLDDLRLAVRRHGADIGLAFDGDADRCFFVDEQGAAVSPSSVVSLIATRELDRHPGSAIVYNAITSKAVAEEVTEHGGRPIRTRVGHSFIKQVMADNDAVFGGEHSGHYYFRDFWNADSGMLAALHVLEALGQADEPLSELMHGFSRYVASGEINLAHEDIRAALELVQARYSDQGATTDHLDGLTVTLPGGAWFNLRPSNTEPLLRLNVEGTDHESMAHLRDDVLGLLGSGERPRREAGAAS
- a CDS encoding cupin domain-containing protein, whose translation is MHDSAEASVQPTVEMLASVANPPVPADLEVRTVLITLPPGSAGSPPHRHPGPAFGYVLSGEVIIELEGEPERVVKAGEAFWEPGGDLIHYSGANNLPDAETSYVVTLLGTAGQPVLTPVGAEELEERRDRRASKPR
- a CDS encoding pyridoxamine 5'-phosphate oxidase, yielding METSAGLARINELGRRDHFLAVAVTQRRSGEPAASVVNAGVVDHPVTGAPVVAFVARGRTAKLAHLRRVPRATLVFRAQWEWIGVSGSVELAGPDDPLAGIDAERLRVLLRDIYHAAGGVHPDLDAYDAEMVADRRTAVLIAPEHFTGNPAGADHQEDE
- a CDS encoding DsbA family protein, which codes for MNVAPGTIQVWSDLLCPFAHVALHRLRAVRAELGVDVRLDHHTFALELFNGPHSRPGTDSEAVGLGQVAPEAGFRLWGKPDWTYPSTVLLAAEAVHAAKAQGLQASEDLDAALRRAFWFDSRPIGHRQTILEVAAEVESLDSTELAVALDDGRARSAVMNDHAVAVTDAVQGSPHLFLPDGTAAHNPGIDVRWEGPWASGYPIAKSNDPDWPEKLLRSAIR